In Oncorhynchus tshawytscha isolate Ot180627B linkage group LG08, Otsh_v2.0, whole genome shotgun sequence, the genomic window ATTCATTCTGTGCAACATGGGCAGCATTCATTCTGTGCAACTGGGCAGCATTCATTCTGGGCAACATGGGCAGTATTCATTCTGGGCAGCATTCATTCTGGGCAGCTGGGCAGCATTCTAATTTCGACCCACTATTGGTTTCTCACCTTTGTGATTTTGGGTCATTTTCCTAATATAGAATTATTAAGAAGTGTCAGGTAAGACATACTATGAAAGATATTGGACTAGGACCTAGGttaaatcaaccaatcaacccaTCAACGAATCAACCCATTAGCCTATTACATTAGAGCCCTTTTCCTTTGTTTCTAGTGAAACATCTTCAGAGCAAGGTCTCACACATTTTCTCTTTATCTGTGTCTTCTCCCCAGGTTGTGAGCCCATCACCTTGCGGTACCTGGAGTGGGGGAACCCGGAGTCCATCGTCCAGGTGGTGTTTGCCTGCCTGGGCATCCTAGTCACCTCCTTCGTCACTTTCATCTTCGTCCTGTTCCGAGACACGCCCGTGGTCAAGTCCTCCAGCCGTGAGCTCTGCTACATCATCCTGGCCGGCATCTTCCTGGGCTACATCTGCCCCTTTACCCTGATCGCCCGGCCCACCGTGGTCTCCTGCTACCTGCAGCGCCTCCTAGTGGGCCTCTCGGCCGCCATGTGCTACTCAGCGTTAGTCACCAAGACCAACCGCATCGCACGTATCCTGGCAGGCAGCAAGAAGAAGATCTGTACCAGGAAGCCGCGTTTTATGAGCGCCTGGGCCCAGGTGATTATATAGACTTATTCCTTAGTCTCTTTTTTTATATTAATCTGTTTGGTTTTGATTTTGGATGCGTTCGAAATTACACCACATTCCAtaaacagtgcactacttttgaccaaggccttcTCAGGGCTCTAGGGCCTTCTCAGGGCTCTAGGGCATGCTCAGGGCTCTAGGGCATGCTCAGGGCTCTAGGGCCTtctcagggctctggtcaaaagtagagtaCTACAAGGAATATAATGTTATTTCAGACGCATCATTTTTTTTGTCTGTGATCTTGAAAAACGGCATATAAAACCTGTCTTCTTCTTATTTTGTATAATCAGCTGGTGATCGCTGGCCTCCTAGTCAGTGTCCAGCTTACCCTGGAGGTTACTCTGATCATCCTGGAGCCGCCCATGCCCGTCAAGTCCTACCCCAGCATCAGGGAGGTGTACCTCATCTGCAACACCAGTACACTGGGCATGGTGGCACCCCTGGGCTACAACGGCCTGCTCATCCTTAGCTGCACCTACTACGCCTTCAAGACGCGCAACGTCCCGGCCAACTTCAACGAGGCCAAGTACATCGCCTTCACCATGTACACCACCTGTATCATCTGGCTGGCGTTTGTCCCCATCTACTTCGGCTCCAACTATAAGATCATCACCACGTCGTTCTCCGTGAGCCTGAGCGTCACCGTGGCGTTGGGTTGTATGTTCTCGCCCAAGATGTACATCATCCTCGCCAAGCCGGAGCGTAACGTGCGCAGCGCTTTCACCACCTCGGATGCCGTGCGCATGCACGTGGGCGACGGCACTTGCCGGAGCAACAGCCTGCTCAACATGTTCAAACGGAAGAAGAACTCTGAGAAGTAGGTTGATGTAATCCTGGGTCCGTATTCACAAAGAGTAtcagagtaggagtgttgatttaggatcagtttagccttttagatcgtAATGAATAGGATTACACGGACaggtgggacctgatcctagatcagaattcgtactctgagacgctttgagAGTACAGACCTTTCTCCTGAGGTACCACTGGGATGCTGATTTTGTCTTACAGTAATTAACTTTCAGATTCtttgtcccacatggcaccctataccctatgtaGGTTAgttctctacttttgaccaggccccaaaggtattgcactatgtaaggaatatggtgccatttgggacacatagaGAGTATATTATGCCAGATCCAGGTCAAATGTTCAATTAAAAAACACCTTAACATTAAATCTGTTGCTGAATGTAATGAAAACCAGCATACCCATGAATACTATCAGGATACACTGTACCACAGCATAATGATTTATAGTACATTGGAAATACATTAATCTGAATAGATAAATAAAGATATACAGTCCTCAGTAAGGTATAGTTCAACTCAAAACATCACCATCAACATAGAATTGATCTGATTTtaatgttcatttaaaaaaatatgtatttttacatGAACCAGAAATGCTGTTGTTGTCTTCACTTTTCTGAGTTCCTGTGAAAGAGCTAACAGCCATCTTTATTCTGTTTATAGTTCTAATGGAAAGTCTGTGTCATGGTCTGAACCAGGTGCAAGACATCATCCTCCAAAAGGGGAGCACAATTGGCACAGACTGTCTGTGCACGTGAAGAGACAGGAAGCAGGATGCTCCAATCAGATGGCTGTCATCAGACCCTTAACTAACACCTACCATAACACAGGCAGCAGCATGGCCATGGAGTTCTCTGACCTCAGCACCAAAACTCTGTACAACGTAGCCGAGGAGGACGAGTGCGACCTAGTCAGATACAACCCTCCCCTTAGTCCCCACATGATGGCCCACGGGCAGATAATGCCCTCCATCGGTGGGCCGATGAAAGAGGTGGATGAGGTGGTTGAATATTATCCCCCTGTTGAGCACATGCCCCTGCCACAGAGCAGAGTGATCCCCCAACAGAGGGTCATCACGGACCACCTACTGTTACAGTACAACAGTGATTTCATCATCCCTGAGCTCAATGATATGGACATGATCAGTCTGCCTGGCCCTGGCCCTATGGCTGGTGGGGGCGGTGGTGGTTTTGGGGACCGGTCTGGGAGCAGTCATGGCAGGCCTGTGTACCACCAGGCTCATCTCATCCAGCAGCATGCAATCCTGCCCCTGCAACTAGAACTTGGCCCCTTTGATGACGAGGAACCCACCTCCACCCTAGagatagaagaggaggaggagattgaggaggaggaggagattgaggaggaggaggtagaggtggaggaggaacagtTTGGCCTCCTCCATGGATACATGTACGACAACGGCCTGATTCACGAAGAAGAAGAGGACGACGTTGTTCAGATCAAATCAGCCATGGAGGATTCTATGGCCCTGATGCCCCCCTCCCCGTTCCGTGATACAGCGAGCATGGGGAGCCCTTTCCACAACACCTCACCCGTGTCCGAGTCCATATTGTGCACCCCTCCGAACTACGCCTCTGTCATTTTGAAGGACTATAAAGAAAGCTCCTCAACTCTGTAAACGAGTACTGTAGATATAGTAGAATAATATAAAGCCATTTTGTAGCTGTTGACTTGTAGCATATTGTTTGTGTTCCATTTAATGACCAGTAAGAAATGGCAACAATGTCTTGAATAAGTTATTGAGTGTGCTGACTGGACAATATTGGTTGACTCATGAAATCTATGAGTGAAAGTGTTTGTGTTTACATGGACAAAAGTGAGCAAAAACACTGAAGGCACACTTTTAAAAAGGTATTTTTGTTGTATATTAAATATCATGGAGAAAAGAATGAACGATTTAACCATCGCAAAATGTATTTCCATGTTTATGCAAGAGATGAAGAGCATCGAACTTGCTCTAGGCTTTGTGCTTATtaggaaaacaaaaagataagATAGTCCTACCTATTGAAGTCATTTAAGTAGAAGTTATTCACGGTACAATACAGTGTACATTTCAGCATCATCAGGTATTACAATAACGATTGTGTTTGTTGCTTGTTTTCATAAAGGCAAACTTCCACCGCTTGAAATTAGATGGTTTATCAATTATAATGCTACCAGACTATCCCACCTGTAGTTCACACAAATATGTGTATAAATGATATATGCGCTGTGTAGGCCTGTGTTTACCAATAGAACAATAACCTGTAAAtgatgaatgtgttttgttgttttgctCATACCAAGTGTGTATTTATTTTGAAAAAAGAACAAAGATTATTACCGCCTCTGTTCTCATCACATAACGTCAGAATGAACTTATGATTCTGATTCAATAACTACTGTAAGAATGTAGCAAACAAAACCAGAATGATTTTCAAGTGCCATGTATCCTGTATGCTTCCATTTAcacaagatatatatttttttatgtctctCATTTCAATTGGAGGTTTGTATATTTTATAAACAGCCCTCTAAACCCATACTGGCAACAGtttctatttaagcaataaggcccgggggggtgtggtatatggccaatataccacggctaagggctgttcttacacaCAAcgcaacagcccttagctgtggtatattggccatataccacaaacccctgaggagccttattgctattatcaactggttaccaacctaaagagtaaaaataaatgttttgtcatacctgtggtatatggtctgatatatcacagctttcagccaatcagcattcagggctcaaaccatccAGTTTAGAATATAATATGATTGCCAAAAATGTAATATAATGTCAATTGAATGTCATTTGATCGTCATTGGTTTTGTGAATTAACTGTATGTAGTATCCATCCTATTTTGGTAACGATTCAGATTAGTTTACTAAAGGCATTACGATGTAAAGTTTATTTAACAATTTATAAATGTGTTGTTTATTGTGACTGTTGGGTTTGTACAACATTATTCTTACTTTTCACAATTGTTAAGATCTCACTATATACAATGTAATAAACAATGGGTATTATCATCAGTAATATGAATAGGCTGTTTGATAGAAATGGCTTCATAGAGTTGAATAGGTTTTCTGTTAAAAACATGTAATTAATATAGCAGTGCAGAACAAAGTCATTGTCCTTTAGATTCTGAAAGATATATGTTTTGTtagaataaattaaattaaaataaaaagcaTGTGTACGGAGTCATTCATTCATGACGCCTGtctgtattggtcacatgcagcaAAAATAAAGTAGAGCCATTCTCTGGTTTATATCACGACATGCACAGAGTATACATTTAAAGTGGTAATTGGAGAGCGAGGAGTTGGAAAAACCAGCTTCGTCTCGCGTTACGTCCACATGCGTTTCAAGGAACGGAGTTAACTTCGCATTGAAAACGACTGAATGGGACGATGAGACCGTGGTGAGACTTTAGCTTTGGGATGTAAAGAAAGCAGGTTTATAGGACACACAGCTGAAATATTATCAACGGATGTTTCCAGTTTTTTTCTCAGTCATAAAACAATTATGCCTAGAAAGAGCAATAAGATTATCGAACCAACTCAATAAAGCCTATTAGAGTGAATACTCAAGAGCACATATATTTCCCTGTGGAGTTGGTTGACAATATGATCATCTTCACAGTTCTGTGTTTCTCTGCTTGGGATAAATGaaattaaatgttattggtcacatacacatatttagcagatgttattgcgggtgtagcaaaatgtttgtgttcctgactccaacagtgcagtagtgtctAACAATTCACACaagtctaaaagtaaaataatggaattaacaTCTgataatcatgtgtatgtgaccaatacaatttgatttgatttgtctgtgtgggtgggtcatttcagattgtcagtgagccgaggaacttgaagcttttcacgtTCTCTGctgcggtcccatcgatgtggataggtgcgtgctccctctgctgtctcctgacaTTGGACATTAAGCTTTCCAAGTTGTACAGCCAGATTAATATGTATGTAGGGAACAGCTTTCCAATCAAAGTTAAGAAGGATTTAAGAAAGCAAAGCAGATAACAACCTGTATCGTAGTGTCCCAAAAGACACCCTATTCTCTTgatagtgcactgcttttcacCAGGTCTATAGGGACACACTGTGTTTTTCTCTACTCCTGAAGGTTAGGAGTGGATTAGGAACATGTCCAGAGTGCACTACAAGGAGGCCATGGGGGCGTTCATAGTCTTTGACGTGACGAAGATGGAGACATTAGAGACTGCCACACAGTGGAAGCATGACCTAGATAGCAAAGTGAGACCCCTATCCACAGTGGAAGCCCCTATCCTTGCTGTCCAAGTGTGAGCAGAAAGAGGAGAACAAGGagctgtctgccctgtctgaCAACTACTGTGAAGAAGAAGGCTTTCTGGGGTGGTTTGACACGTCAGCAAAGGTGAGGGAGATATCAGTTATGGAAGGAAGTCACCTGATGTTAATTGTTTAACTTTAACACGGTAACAATGTACTCATAAAGGTTTATGGTGTGTACACATTCTCTTTAACGTTCATACTATAGTAGCAGGGCTTTACTGCGGTTTAAAGAAGCTGTGCAAGCCAAACGTGTTTGGCTATAGAACCACACTGTGACATACAGCCTGCTACACAGTCTACTGGCTATAGAACCGCACTGTGACATACAGCCTGCTATAGAGTTTGCTGGCTACAGCACCCCACTGTGACATACAGCCTGCTACACAGTCTACTGGCTACAGCACCCCACTGTGACATACAGCCTGCTATAGAGTTTGCTGGCTACTGCACCCCACTGTGACATACAGCCTGCTACACAGTCTACTGGCTACAGCACCCCACTGTGACATACAGCCTGCTATAGAGTTTGCTGGCTACAGCACCCCACTGTGACATACAGCCTGCTACACAGTCTACTGGCTATAGCACCCCACTGTGACATACATtctagtacactcttagaaaaaatggtaACAAAAggtttcttcagctgtccccataggagaacccttttttggttctgGGGAGAACACAttttggttccacatagaacccctttgggttccatgtagaaccctctgtggtaAGGGTTCCACATGGAACTCAGaagggttctaccttgaaccaaaaaggtTCTTCTACCtttaaccaaaaagggttcttcaaagagttatcctatggggacagctgaagaaccgttttaggttctagatagttcctttttttctaagtgtgtacAGTCTCCTGGCTATACAGCACACCACCATGAAAGGGCTTATTGAGacaatagaaatataatgaataatgaatagaatattattatatttctatggctgTGATTCTCACTTTTCACtagaggtgtcaaactcattccatggagggcctagtgtctccTGTtttttgcaaagctgtcatcgagagccagacccggtcccccggtgcgaacacgggggcctcactgcagtgttggtcagcgctcctcttctgccatACACTAGTTTGTTTTAATGATTCCTGGACGGCTCTCCAGGTGTCCTTcgagcgctgcacccattcctccaccgcaggagcttcggtctggctctgatgccatggagccaggaccggctggtagcccaacacgCACTGAAATGGTGAcatgttagtagaggagtggcggaggGAATTCTGAGCCACCTCCGCCCATgggacgtacctcgcccattcACCAGGCTGGTCCCGGCAATACAactgcagaaacctacccacatcctggttcactgtctccacctgcccattactctcggggtgaaaacccgaggtcaggctgatcgagacccccagccGTTCCATGAACACCCTCCAAActctggacgtgaactggggaccacgatcagaaacgatgtcctcaggcaccccgtagtgccgggagacgtgtgtaaacagggcgtCCGCAGTCTGTAGAGccatagggagaccgggcaaagggaggagacagcaggacttagaaaaccgatccacaacgaccaggatcgcggtgttcccctgagacgggggaAGGTCGGTGAGAAAATTCACCGACAaatgcgaccacggccgttgtggaacggggaggggctgtaacttccctctaggcaggtgtcgaggagccttgctctgagcgcacaccgagcaggaggagacataaaactTCACGTCCTTgaccaaagtgggccaccagtacctctCCCTAAGACTCCGCACTGTCCACTCGATACCAGGATGAACTGAAGAGGGTAGTGTATGGGCCCATCGAATCAACCGATCACGGACACCAAGTGGCACATACTGAACACCTGCTGGACACTGGGGGGGTGCAGGTTTCAACCGTAACGCCTGCTCGatctccgcgtccacctcccataccaccggtgctaCCAGACATGAAGCTGGAAGGATGGGAATCGGATCGATGGGCCGCTCCTCGGTGTCATataggcgggacagtgcgtcggCCTTCGTATTAAGGTAGCCTGGCCTATAGGAGATTGTAAAACGAAATCGGgtaaaaaaacatggcccacctggcCTGACGCGGATTCAATCTCCGCGCTGCCCGGATATACTTGagaactcccggtcccccacgtcatagttccaCTCCGCCGGACcgagcttccttgagaagaaagctcaggggcggagctttggtggacgcgtccacctccactatgaacgccaaagaggggtccggatgagccagcacgggagcgTCGGCAAACAGCTCCTTCAGGCGACTGAAggctctgcccgcctctgctgaccagcgCAAGTGCGccggccccccttcagcagtgaagtaatgggagcagccacctgaacaaaaccctggataaaccctaaaaaccgctgcacctcctttaccgtggtcagagtcggccaattacgcacggctgtaatgcggtcacactccatcaccaccccagagGTGGAAATgtgataacccaggaaggaaacagcatgtttagagaacacacatttctcagccttgacgtacaggtcatgctccagcagtcgcccaagtaccctacgcaccagagacacgtgcgcagcgcgtgtggcagaatagatcagtatatcatcgatatacactaccacaccctgcccgtgcaggtctctgagaatctcgTTTTCGAAAGATtggaaaacggctggagcattcttcaacccatacggcatgatgaggtactcataatggccagatgtggtactaaactcagtcttccactcatctccctcccggatacacaCCAAATTATACGCACTCctaaggtccagttttgtgaagaaacgcgccccgtgaaatgattccaccgccgtggcgatgagaggtagcgggtaactaaaccccactgttattgaatttagacctctataatcaatgcacggacgcagacctccctcctttttcttcacagaAAATaagctcgaggagacgggtgatgtGGAgagccgaatgtacccctgtcccagagattcagtaacatatgtctccatagccactgtctcctcctgggacaacggATACACGtaactcctgggaagtgcagcgtttaCCAGGAGGTTTATCGCGCAATCccctcgtcgatgaggtggtaattgagtcgccctcttcttacagaaggcgatagccaaatcggcattttcagagggaatgcgcacagtggaaacctgatctggactctccaccgtcgtcacaccgatggaaactcctatgcacctacctgaacactcgTCTGACCACCCTCGGAGAGCCCCCTGCCTCCATGAAATCTCAGGATTGTGATTAgtcagccagggaatccccagcaccactggaaatgcaggtgaatcaataaggaagagactaatccgctccttgtgatccccctgcgttaccatgtccagtggaacagTGGCCTCCccgaccagccctgaccctaatggtcggctatctagtCAGTGCACAGGAAATGTTGGTCTAACGACACCAGCGGAATCCCTAGCTTTAACGTGAGCCCACGATCCatgaagttcccagctgcgcctgaatcgactagcgccttatgctgtagagagggagaaaactcTGAAAAATACATTAGTAGGAACATatgaccaacagggagctctgggtgagtctggtgctgactcacctggggtgaacgAGGAGTGCTCTGCCTGCCATCCCGACTCCCAGACGAGCTCCTCCAGCACCGATCggcagtgtgtcctctccgaGCACACCTggtgcaggaggagcctcctcctccggtccccctcgatGCGGCCCCTCCTAACTCCATGGGAATTGGAGCAGGAGGGCCTGGAGGTGGAACCAACAGGGCCTGTTCTggacgcccgcgggcagccagcaggttgtctagtcggatggacatgtcaataagttcgttgagggagagggtggcgtcccgacaagctagctccctgcggacgtcctcctgGAGGCTACAGTGAtagtggtccatcagggccctgtcgttccacccgccCCAGCGGCCAAGGGTCCGGAACTCCAACGcaaagtcctgcgcgctcctcgtctcctgttgCAGGTGAAACAGCCGTTCACCCGGGTGAACTTGGGGTAGTGATCCCTTgccgagtctgggccattccacactgcgttggcccactccagggctcgaCGCGCCAGAGGACGAGGACGCTCACGCTCTCCTCCCCCAAGGGAGTCGGACGAACGGTAGCCAGGTACAGCTCCAGCTGTagtaagaacccctggcacccagccACCGTTCCATCGTACTCCCTGGGGAGCACCAGACGCAGAGCACCGGATCCGGTACCCTAgcaaggagacggactgttggaagaacagccatttctcagccttgacgtactggttatgctccaacagtcgaccaagcaccctgcgcaccagggacacatgctcggcgcgtgtagcggagtatatcaggatgtcatcaatatacgccactacaccctgcccgtgcaggtccctgaaaatcttgtctacaaaggactggaagactgatggagcattcatcaacccgtacggcatgacgtggtactcatagtgccctgaggtggtactgaacgccgtcttccactcgtctccctcctggATATGCACCAGGCTgtaagcactcctgagatccaatttggtGAAGAAGctcgccccgtgcattgactcaatcgcactggctatgagaggtagcgggtaactgtacctaaCAGTGATCTGGTTGatacctcgatagtcaatacacaggCGCAGAACTCCATACTTCTTCTTCACAAAATAGaaacttgaggaggcaggtgaagtggagggccgaatgtatccCTGCCCCAGGGATTTGGAGACATATGTTTCTATAGCCGCCTTCTCCTCCTGcacatgactcctgggaagtgctgcatCTACCAGGAGaattatcgcacaatccccccgtcgatggggtggtaattgagtcgccctcttcttacagaaggcgagagccaaatcggcatattcagaggggatgcgcacggtggagacctggtctgaactttccaccgtagtcgcaccaacggaaacccctaaacacctccccgagcacttTCGTGACCACCCCGTGATAACCCTCTGTTGCCACGGAATAGTGGGGTGATGACAGgccaaccagggtaggcccagcaccacaggaaacgcaggagaatcaataaggaacagactgattctctccttgtgaccctcctgcgtcACCATTCCCagtggagcggtggcctccctaattagccctgaccctaatggtcgactatctagggtGTGAACTGGGAAGGGCAAATCCActggaacaatagggatccctaaactatgggcaaatGATCTGTCAATAAAGTTCCccgctgcgcctgaatctacgagcgccttatgctgggaatgcggggaaaactcaggaaaattAATATACAAAAACatgtgtgcaacagagggctctgggtgagcctggtgctgactcacctggggtgacacgagagtgccctgcctgctgcctcgactcccaaaggaacctccccagcaccgaccggcagtgtgccctctgctgcctcgactcccaaaggaacctccccagcaccgaccggcagtgtgccctaggcggccacagatggtgcatggACCGGCTCCTCCTCCGGTCTCCCTAAGTGCAGCACCTTCCAGCTCCATGGGCGTAGGAGcggtggtgctgggggatggaatcGACAGACCCCAATCTGGACGTCCGCtggtagccagcaggttatccaaccagatggacaggtccaccagctggtcaaaggtaagagtggtgtccctgcaggccaactcccgacggacTTCCTCGCGCAAACTACAACGGTAGTGATCGATCAgcgccctgtcgttccatcccgcgccAGCGGCCAGGGTCCGAAAGTCCAAAGCGAactcctgtgcgctcctcgtcccctgcctaaGGTGGACGAGACGTGAAATCCTTGAATTGGTCCAACACCGCTTCTCCTTCCTCCCATACGGCGTTGGcacactccagggctttccctgagagacaggagacaaggGCTGACACGCTCTCACAgcccgaaggagccgggtggacggttgccaggtagagctccagctggagtaggaacccctgACATCCCGCAGCcatcccatcatactccctcggAAGAGCGAGCcgaatcccactgggaccggGTGAAGGAGGGGTGAGTAGTGGTGCCCTTGGTGGTGCTGGTGGAGGCAC contains:
- the LOC112256918 gene encoding metabotropic glutamate receptor 1-like isoform X3 encodes the protein MWNMIYLNAIRFLYFLILVYDAFVSPSNIFERSVVSKAAGSRSVARMDGDIIIGALFSVHHQPSTEQVAERKCGEVREQYGIQRVEAMFHTLDRINSDPNLLPNITLGCEIRDSCWHSSVALEQSIEFIRDSLISIRDDDNKDGTSRQWCIDGTPASQPPTTKKPIAGVIGPGSSSVAIQVQNLLQLFNIPQIAYSATSIDLSDKTLFKYFLRVVPSDTLQARAILDIVKRYNWTYVSAVHTEGNYGESGMEAFKDLASQEGLCIAHSDKIYSNAGEKHFDRLLRKLRERLPKARVVVCFCEGMTVRGLLMAMRRLGVAGEFLLIGSDGWADRDEVVEGYEQEAVGGITVKLQSEEVTSFDDYFLKLRLHTNTRNPWFPEFWQYRFQCRIPGHPLENMNYMKNCSGYESLEDNYVQDSKMGFVINAIYAMAQGLHDMHSHLCPGHVGLCEAMDPIDGSQLLEFLLRTSFTGVSGEDVWFDENGDTPGRYEIMNLQYVEPGAFDYINVGSWHEGQLSIDDYMMQINRSDMVRSVCSVPCSKGEIKVIRKGEVSCCWICTPCKDNEIVQDEFTCRTCELGWWPDPELEGCEPITLRYLEWGNPESIVQVVFACLGILVTSFVTFIFVLFRDTPVVKSSSRELCYIILAGIFLGYICPFTLIARPTVVSCYLQRLLVGLSAAMCYSALVTKTNRIARILAGSKKKICTRKPRFMSAWAQLVIAGLLVSVQLTLEVTLIILEPPMPVKSYPSIREVYLICNTSTLGMVAPLGYNGLLILSCTYYAFKTRNVPANFNEAKYIAFTMYTTCIIWLAFVPIYFGSNYKIITTSFSVSLSVTVALGCMFSPKMYIILAKPERNVRSAFTTSDAVRMHVGDGTCRSNSLLNMFKRKKNSENSNGKSVSWSEPGARHHPPKGEHNWHRLSVHVKRQEAGCSNQMAVIRPLTNTYHNTGSSMAMEFSDLSTKTLYNVAEEDECDLVRYNPPLSPHMMAHGQIMPSIGGPMKEVDEVVEYYPPVEHMPLPQSRVIPQQRVITDHLLLQYNSDFIIPELNDMDMISLPGPGPMAGGGGGGFGDRSGSSHGRPVYHQAHLIQQHAILPLQLELGPFDDEEPTSTLEIEEEEEIEEEEEIEEEEVEVEEEQFGLLHGYMYDNGLIHEEEEDDVVQIKSAMEDSMALMPPSPFRDTASMGSPFHNTSPVSESILCTPPNYASVILKDYKESSSTL